A genomic region of Lates calcarifer isolate ASB-BC8 linkage group LG9, TLL_Latcal_v3, whole genome shotgun sequence contains the following coding sequences:
- the LOC127142763 gene encoding V-set domain containing T-cell activation inhibitor 1-like translates to MFSSALIVSVFLFTCFLTSVDSADSTEITVKPGEDVLLHCQGPRDDTIIVLKWIGLYPESEGYVFYYIKKDLNDEYQHPSFRGRVELRDPEMKNGDASVILKNVNINDAGRYECYVRKNNTGSSTEFNNTISLKVESGEFVESRLR, encoded by the exons atgttttcttcagctctgatcgtctctgtgtttctcttcactTGTTTCCTGACATCTGTGGACTCTGCAG ACTCTACAGAGATAACAGTGAAGCCTGGAGAAGATGTCCTCCTTCACTGTCAGGGTCCCAGAGATGATACCATCATAGTGTTAAAGTGGATTGGTCTATACCCGGAGTCAGAGGGTTATGTCTTCTACTACATAAAGAAGGATTTAAATGATGAATACCAGCATCCATCTTTTCGTGGTCGAGTGGAGCTGAGAGATCCAGAGATGAAGAACGGAGACGCCTCTGTGATTCTGAAGAACGTCAACATCAACGATGCTGGAAGATATGAGTGTTATGTTAGAAAGAACAACACGGGGAGCAGCACTGAGTTCAACAACACCATCAGCCTGAAGGTTGAATCAGGTGAGTTTGTAGAATCCAGACTCAGGTGA
- the LOC108887015 gene encoding selection and upkeep of intraepithelial T-cells protein 7, with protein sequence MAAETFVLLWWTSLFLCLLVSASEDQKNITAVAGQNVTLPCKRYRPISNRFGVQWTRSDLEPEYIFFQRGRFLLSNIVHPSFKNRVELKDSKMKNGDVSLILKNVTSNDTGRYECRVFKIPTCFGSPTYPISIINLDVRQSGNTTENIWIEENEDEGNEYGEYEYWDYEFRGKYGKNKDVGNDDGENKYGRNEDGGNTVRIIKDEAETYEDSRVVVGLVAGLSVVAVVAVVVALGIFIYKRHMKKNPHLRPADEAGDQLLM encoded by the exons ATGGCTGCTGAAACATTTGTGTTACTGTGGTGGACTTCActgttcctctgtctcctgGTGTCTGCCTCTGAAG atCAGAAGAACATCACAGCTGTTGCTGGACAGAATGTCACTCTGCCGTGTAAAAGATACCGGCCCATCTCTAACAGATTTGGCGTACAGTGGACCAGATCTGATCTGGAGCCAGAATACATCTTTTTTCAGCGTGGCAGGTTTCTTCTTTCAAACATTGTGCATCCATCTTTTAAGAACAGGGTGGAGCTGAaggacagtaagatgaagaacGGTGACGTGTCTTTGATTCTGAAGAATGTGACGAGTAATGACACAGGAAGATACGAGTGTCGAGTCTTTAAAATACCAACTTGCTTTGGTAGTCCAACTTACCCCATCAGCATCATCAACCTGGATGTTCGTCAATCAG GTAACACGACCGAAAACATCTGGATTGAAGAAAATGAGGACGAAGGAAATGAGTATGGAGAGTACGAGTATTGGGATTATGAGTTTAGAGGAAAGTATGGAAAAAACAAGGATGTAGGAAATGATGATGGAGAAAACAAGTACGGACGAAATGAGGACGGAGGAAACACTGTTAGAATAATCAAGGATGAAGCAGAAACATATGAAGACAGCAGAGTAGTTGTTGGACTGGTTGCTGGTCTCTCAGTTGTTGctgtggttgctgttgttgttgcattGGGGATCTTCATTTATAAAAGACACATGAAGAAGAATCCTCACCTCCGTCCTGCTGATGAAGCAGGTGACCAACTGCTGATGTGA
- the LOC108887009 gene encoding coxsackievirus and adenovirus receptor homolog isoform X2, with product MKTFVSALIVSVFLFTCVATAEIKVKLGEDVLLPCQEFRDADIELVKWTGPYHESEGYVFYYVKKDLNEEHQHPSFRGRVELRDPEMKNGDASVILKNVNINDAGRYECYVRKSSIGSSTELINIISLKVEVPITITADPGQTVTLTCRAPNTNIIVVEWTRPDLETEEYVFLYRDERPDPENQHPSFQNRVELVDRQMKDGDVSLTLKNVTREDRGRYECRVVQRKTNRGKRANLDTEPINIINLDVEGNTQGHREEGGDKKGGNKDGPVGVGVGLSVALLLVVVVGGGGFKIFRKQKGCTEQNSCKPPADESGVSWTYSQTEKRD from the exons AGATAAAAGTGAAGCTTGGAGAAGATGTCCTCCTTCCATGTCAGGAGTTCAGAGATGCTGACATCGAACTGGTAAAGTGGACTGGACCGTACCACGAGTCAGAGGGTTATGTCTTCTACTATGTAAAGAAGGATTTAAATGAAGAACACCAGCATCCATCTTTTCGTGGTCGAGTGGAGCTGAGAGATCCAGAGATGAAGAACGGAGACGCCTCTGTGATTCTGAAGAACGTCAATATCAACGATGCTGGAAGATACGAGTGTTATGTTAGAAAGAGCAGCATAGGAAGCAGCACTGAGCTCATCAACATCATCAGCCTGAAGGTTGAAG tccCAATAACCATCACAGCTGATCCTGGACAGACTGTCACTCTGACATGTCGAGCTCCAAACACCAACATCATAGTTGTAGAGTGGACCAGACCTGATCTGGAGACAGAAGAATATGTGTTTCTGTACCGGGATGAGCGGCCTGATCCAGAGAACCAGCATCCATCTTTTCAGAACAGGGTGGAGctggtggacagacagatgaaggaCGGTGACGTGTCTTTGACTCTGAAGAATGTGAcgagagaggacagaggaagatACGAGTGTCGAGTCgtccagagaaaaacaaaccGTGGGAAGAGAGCCAATCTGGACACTGAGCCCATCAACATCATCAACCTGGATGTTGAAG GtaacacacagggacacagggaggagggaggagacaagAAGGGAGGGAACAAGGATGGACCTGTTGGAGTAGGAGTTGGTCTTTCAGTTGCTCtgcttcttgttgttgttgttggtggtggtggttttaagatctttagaaaacagaaaggaTGCACAGAGCAGAATTCATGCAAACCTCCTGCTGATGAATCAGGTGTCAGCTGGACATActctcagacagaaaaaagagattAA
- the LOC108887009 gene encoding coxsackievirus and adenovirus receptor homolog isoform X1: protein MKTFVSALIVSVFLFTCVATAEIKVKLGEDVLLPCQEFRDADIELVKWTGPYHESEGYVFYYVKKDLNEEHQHPSFRGRVELRDPEMKNGDASVILKNVNINDAGRYECYVRKSSIGSSTELINIISLKVEVPITITADPGQTVTLTCRAPNTNIIVVEWTRPDLETEEYVFLYRDERPDPENQHPSFQNRVELVDRQMKDGDVSLTLKNVTREDRGRYECRVVQRKTNRGKRANLDTEPINIINLDVEVITYLTLIPHTCFYSAGNTQGHREEGGDKKGGNKDGPVGVGVGLSVALLLVVVVGGGGFKIFRKQKGCTEQNSCKPPADESGVSWTYSQTEKRD from the exons AGATAAAAGTGAAGCTTGGAGAAGATGTCCTCCTTCCATGTCAGGAGTTCAGAGATGCTGACATCGAACTGGTAAAGTGGACTGGACCGTACCACGAGTCAGAGGGTTATGTCTTCTACTATGTAAAGAAGGATTTAAATGAAGAACACCAGCATCCATCTTTTCGTGGTCGAGTGGAGCTGAGAGATCCAGAGATGAAGAACGGAGACGCCTCTGTGATTCTGAAGAACGTCAATATCAACGATGCTGGAAGATACGAGTGTTATGTTAGAAAGAGCAGCATAGGAAGCAGCACTGAGCTCATCAACATCATCAGCCTGAAGGTTGAAG tccCAATAACCATCACAGCTGATCCTGGACAGACTGTCACTCTGACATGTCGAGCTCCAAACACCAACATCATAGTTGTAGAGTGGACCAGACCTGATCTGGAGACAGAAGAATATGTGTTTCTGTACCGGGATGAGCGGCCTGATCCAGAGAACCAGCATCCATCTTTTCAGAACAGGGTGGAGctggtggacagacagatgaaggaCGGTGACGTGTCTTTGACTCTGAAGAATGTGAcgagagaggacagaggaagatACGAGTGTCGAGTCgtccagagaaaaacaaaccGTGGGAAGAGAGCCAATCTGGACACTGAGCCCATCAACATCATCAACCTGGATGTTGAAG tCATCACCTACCTGACACTGATACCTCACACCTGCTTCTACTCTGCAGGtaacacacagggacacagggaggagggaggagacaagAAGGGAGGGAACAAGGATGGACCTGTTGGAGTAGGAGTTGGTCTTTCAGTTGCTCtgcttcttgttgttgttgttggtggtggtggttttaagatctttagaaaacagaaaggaTGCACAGAGCAGAATTCATGCAAACCTCCTGCTGATGAATCAGGTGTCAGCTGGACATActctcagacagaaaaaagagattAA
- the LOC108887009 gene encoding coxsackievirus and adenovirus receptor homolog isoform X4, which yields MKTFVSALIVSVFLFTCVATAEIKVKLGEDVLLPCQEFRDADIELVKWTGPYHESEGYVFYYVKKDLNEEHQHPSFRGRVELRDPEMKNGDASVILKNVNINDAGRYECYVRKSSIGSSTELINIISLKVEVPITITADPGQTVTLTCRAPNTNIIVVEWTRPDLETEEYVFLYRDERPDPENQHPSFQNRVELVDRQMKDGDVSLTLKNVTREDRGRYECRVVQRKTNRGKRANLDTEPINIINLDVEVITYLTLIPHTCFYSAGIGRVVVLAVAVVVVAVIVAAAVRCFRRR from the exons AGATAAAAGTGAAGCTTGGAGAAGATGTCCTCCTTCCATGTCAGGAGTTCAGAGATGCTGACATCGAACTGGTAAAGTGGACTGGACCGTACCACGAGTCAGAGGGTTATGTCTTCTACTATGTAAAGAAGGATTTAAATGAAGAACACCAGCATCCATCTTTTCGTGGTCGAGTGGAGCTGAGAGATCCAGAGATGAAGAACGGAGACGCCTCTGTGATTCTGAAGAACGTCAATATCAACGATGCTGGAAGATACGAGTGTTATGTTAGAAAGAGCAGCATAGGAAGCAGCACTGAGCTCATCAACATCATCAGCCTGAAGGTTGAAG tccCAATAACCATCACAGCTGATCCTGGACAGACTGTCACTCTGACATGTCGAGCTCCAAACACCAACATCATAGTTGTAGAGTGGACCAGACCTGATCTGGAGACAGAAGAATATGTGTTTCTGTACCGGGATGAGCGGCCTGATCCAGAGAACCAGCATCCATCTTTTCAGAACAGGGTGGAGctggtggacagacagatgaaggaCGGTGACGTGTCTTTGACTCTGAAGAATGTGAcgagagaggacagaggaagatACGAGTGTCGAGTCgtccagagaaaaacaaaccGTGGGAAGAGAGCCAATCTGGACACTGAGCCCATCAACATCATCAACCTGGATGTTGAAG tCATCACCTACCTGACACTGATACCTCACACCTGCTTCTACTCTGCAG GTATCGGACGTGTCGTTGTTCTGGCagttgctgtggttgttgttgctgttattgttgctgctgctgttcggTGTTTCAGAAGACGTTAA